A portion of the Dehalococcoidia bacterium genome contains these proteins:
- a CDS encoding FAD-dependent oxidoreductase: protein MYSHDVLIIGAGLAGMRAALSAAENGADVAVISKVHPVRSHSNAAQGGINAALEHAGDDWHDHAYDTVKGSDYLGDQDAIEIMCREAGSEVIQMEHYGVTFSRDEEGRLGTRAFGGQGKARTFFVADFTGQALLHVLYEQIMRAGVRVYEEWFVLDLIIEDGQCAGAVVMEIRSGEIHTIRSKAVIMAAGGLGRVFEPSTNALICTGDGMGLAYRAGASLMDMEMVQYHPTTLKGSGVLITEGARGEGAYLLNSEGERFMKRYAPNMMELASRDVVSRAEQTEINEGRGVDGCVFLDMRHLGERVIRERLTQILDIARDFANVNLLEEPVPIRPGMHYQMGGIKTDIDGQTQLPGLYAAGEVACVSVHGGNRLGANSLLDTLVFGRRSGVHAAEAARSKSHGSVDDSAADGQKANIQRLLDNEQNGGDMFGQIRQDMGGTMNEHLAVYRNQDGMETALDTVRQLRERYRSVYVPDKGKTWNTNLVFTLELGFMLDCAEAVTLAAIERKESRGAHTREDFPERDDENWLKHILVEQTEDGPALSEMPVVITQWEPQVRSY from the coding sequence ATGTACTCCCACGATGTCCTGATCATAGGCGCTGGACTGGCCGGCATGAGAGCGGCGCTGTCCGCGGCCGAGAACGGGGCCGACGTAGCGGTCATCTCCAAGGTCCATCCTGTTCGGAGCCACTCCAACGCGGCTCAGGGCGGCATCAACGCCGCGCTTGAACACGCCGGAGACGACTGGCACGACCACGCATACGACACTGTCAAGGGATCCGACTATCTCGGAGACCAGGACGCCATCGAGATCATGTGCCGTGAGGCTGGTTCCGAAGTTATCCAGATGGAACACTACGGTGTCACCTTCAGCCGCGACGAAGAGGGCAGGCTTGGCACCCGCGCTTTCGGAGGTCAGGGTAAGGCCCGCACATTCTTCGTTGCAGACTTCACCGGCCAGGCCCTGCTGCACGTTCTCTACGAACAGATCATGAGGGCTGGAGTCCGCGTGTACGAAGAGTGGTTCGTTCTCGACCTGATAATCGAGGACGGTCAGTGCGCCGGCGCTGTAGTCATGGAGATCCGCTCCGGCGAAATCCACACTATCAGGTCCAAGGCCGTAATCATGGCCGCCGGAGGACTCGGCAGGGTGTTCGAGCCTTCAACCAACGCTCTAATCTGCACAGGGGATGGAATGGGCCTCGCATACCGCGCAGGCGCGTCCCTGATGGACATGGAGATGGTCCAGTACCATCCCACCACCCTCAAGGGCAGCGGCGTGCTGATCACCGAAGGTGCCCGCGGCGAAGGCGCCTACCTGCTGAATTCCGAGGGCGAACGCTTCATGAAGCGCTACGCCCCCAACATGATGGAACTGGCTTCCCGTGATGTGGTCTCCAGGGCTGAGCAGACTGAGATCAACGAGGGAAGGGGTGTAGATGGCTGTGTCTTCCTGGATATGAGACACCTCGGCGAGCGCGTGATTCGCGAACGCCTGACTCAGATCCTAGACATTGCCCGAGACTTCGCCAACGTCAATCTTCTGGAAGAGCCTGTCCCGATCCGTCCCGGTATGCACTACCAGATGGGTGGCATCAAGACAGACATAGACGGGCAGACCCAGCTCCCCGGTCTCTACGCCGCTGGCGAGGTTGCTTGCGTAAGCGTCCATGGCGGCAACAGGCTCGGCGCGAACTCACTCCTTGACACCCTCGTCTTCGGGCGACGCTCAGGCGTACACGCGGCTGAGGCTGCCAGGTCCAAGTCCCACGGCTCCGTTGATGACTCGGCCGCGGACGGACAGAAGGCCAACATTCAGCGACTTCTCGACAACGAACAGAACGGCGGCGACATGTTCGGCCAAATCAGGCAGGATATGGGCGGCACGATGAACGAACACCTGGCCGTCTACAGAAACCAGGATGGTATGGAGACCGCCCTGGATACGGTCAGGCAGCTCCGAGAGCGCTACCGGTCTGTCTACGTACCCGACAAGGGCAAGACCTGGAACACCAATCTGGTTTTTACGCTGGAACTCGGCTTCATGCTTGACTGCGCGGAAGCGGTTACTCTTGCGGCAATCGAGCGCAAGGAGAGCCGTGGCGCTCACACTCGTGAGGACTTCCCCGAACGTGACGATGAAAACTGGCTCAAACACATACTGGTTGAGCAGACTGAAGACGGCCCGGCGCTTTCCGAAATGCCCGTCGTCATAACGCAGTGGGAGCCTCAGGTCCGAAGTTACTAA